In one window of Sulfolobales archaeon DNA:
- a CDS encoding 4Fe-4S binding protein, with product MIRGVIKRIDLDSDPSKYLIARPTKGAAGKTGLWRTLRPVVDLSKCIDCGICFLYCPDEVIDWEKGLKIKIDYDYCKGCGICSSVCPVKAIKMVPEEM from the coding sequence ATGATAAGAGGTGTTATAAAAAGGATCGATTTAGATTCAGATCCTTCGAAGTATTTAATAGCAAGACCTACTAAAGGTGCTGCAGGTAAGACAGGTCTCTGGAGAACTCTGAGACCTGTTGTTGATCTTAGTAAGTGTATTGATTGCGGAATTTGCTTCCTATACTGCCCCGATGAGGTTATAGATTGGGAGAAAGGTTTGAAGATCAAGATAGACTATGACTACTGCAAAGGCTGTGGAATCTGTTCATCGGTATGTCCCGTGAAAGCTATTAAGATGGTTCCGGAGGAGATGTGA
- a CDS encoding 2-oxoacid:acceptor oxidoreductase family protein has translation MKFEILFLSRGGQGAVTASRILAEAVVKEGYYAQAIPEFGAERRGAIVRTYMRISTDPIKTHEMVREPDLVVIFSKGILQHIDPKNYIDRASAVLLNSEKPMKIGRKTFIVDATGIALKLGLVIAGWPLVNTAILGSIARITGFYRLETLVDVLQNYFRGDLLNKNLEAVKLAYENTVEVG, from the coding sequence GTGAAATTCGAAATTCTCTTCTTAAGCCGTGGAGGTCAGGGTGCTGTCACAGCTTCAAGAATCCTTGCTGAAGCTGTTGTGAAGGAAGGATATTACGCTCAGGCTATACCTGAATTCGGTGCTGAGAGAAGAGGTGCTATTGTTAGAACTTATATGAGGATTTCAACAGATCCTATAAAGACTCATGAAATGGTTAGAGAACCTGATCTCGTGGTTATATTCTCTAAAGGAATTCTCCAGCATATAGATCCTAAGAATTATATAGATAGAGCTTCCGCGGTGCTTTTGAATTCTGAAAAACCTATGAAGATCGGGAGAAAAACCTTCATAGTTGATGCAACTGGAATAGCCTTGAAGCTAGGGCTTGTAATAGCTGGTTGGCCTCTGGTTAATACCGCTATCTTAGGATCTATTGCTAGGATTACAGGTTTTTACAGGCTTGAAACTCTTGTAGATGTTCTTCAAAACTACTTCAGAGGAGATCTTTTGAATAAGAATCTTGAGGCTGTGAAACTCGCCTACGAGAATACCGTGGAGGTTGGGTGA